In Helianthus annuus cultivar XRQ/B chromosome 3, HanXRQr2.0-SUNRISE, whole genome shotgun sequence, a single window of DNA contains:
- the LOC110881791 gene encoding zinc finger protein hangover-like: MSMNVQHPILPKATNEVQKIDVMIEHSLKIFRGVLAKRYSESTPPWRMIGALGDKNYVTPANDKWRYDESQSDDEELTLKKMMEDKFGRKKLKIFGDTDDEDDDDDGGDDEGGEGGDGGNVGASGASTRSGGNDESESDDNLLEPGYEHYIDERGIMQVRRIRTDQDEDYVPSDTEAERLKKKKTAIRRKKKMKKRIGTSSAEPAAAQHETITEPVHEASVNPEFGFTAEETTATMALPSTATEPPPAATTAAETPSVTRPADPQHGTSSSNQHRSATHQRNSKRCGKLFSEMAQDEKVEFLFLQLQAAAGQINRHSEFMSANRNTVLKQQVEINTLKETVGRQ, from the coding sequence TGTGATGATAGAGCATTCATTGAAGATATTCAGAGGTGTACTTGCTAAACGATACTCAGAAAGTACGCCACCTTGGAGGATGATTGGTGCATTGGGGGATAAGAATTACGTCACACCGGCGAATGATAAATGGCGTTATGACGAAAGCCAATCTGACGATGAAGAACTAACGTTAAAGAAGATGATGGAAGATAAGTTTGGAAGAAAGAAGTTAAAGATTTTCGGTGATActgacgatgaagatgatgatgatgatggaggtGATGATGAAGGtggtgaaggtggtgatggtggaaatGTTGGTGCAAGTGGAGCGAGTACTCGTAGTGGTGGCAATGACGAATCTGAGTCAGATGATAATCTGCTTGAACCAGGATATGAACACTACATCGATGAGCGTGGTATTATGCAAGTTCGGAGGATTCGTACTGATCAAGATGAAGATTACGTTCCATCCGACACAGAGGCAGAGCGactgaaaaagaagaaaactgctaTACGTagaaagaaaaagatgaagaagagaatTGGTACATCTTCAGCAGAGCCTGCCGCTGCACAACATGAAACTATTACTGAACCTGTTCATGAAGCAAGTGTCAACCCTGAGTTTGGCTTCACTGCGGAGGAAACTACAGCAACGATGGCCTTACCTTCTACAGCAACTGAACCACCTCCAGCGGCTACAACTGCAGCCGAAACACCGAGTGTGACTCGACCAGCTGATCCACAACATGGAACTTCCTCTAGTAATCAACACCGATCTGCAACTCATCAGCGAAACTCAAAGCGGTGTGGCAAATTGTTCTCAGAAATGGCACAAGATGAAAAGGTAGAATTTCTATTTTTGCAATTACAAGCTGCTGCAGGTCAAATCAATCGGCATTCAGAATTTATGTCTGCGAATAGAAATACTGTGCTCAAACAACAAGTGGAAATTAACACGTTGAAGGAAACTGTTGGAAGACAATAA